From the genome of Luteibacter rhizovicinus DSM 16549:
CCCGCTTCCTTGCCGTGCACGATGTCCGTTACCGGCCGGCGACACGACATCGGGGCTTCGACGCGCTCGTGGTCGTGGCGAATCCCACGGATATCGAGAGCAAGTGGCGTCTTCCCGCGATCCCGCGCGACGACGTCGTGGCGCGAGCCCGAGCCGCGGTGGCGAGTGCCGCGCGCGACTCGATGGTCGACATGCGTTGCCATGTCCTCGAGGGACAGGCATCGCTGACGAACCTGCGCGACGCGCTGACCTGGCTGGACATCGACATCCTCTACCTTGTATGCCACGGCGCGTTCGCACAGGGAAGTCCGCGCCTCCTGCTGGAAGGAAGCGACGGTACGGGACAATCCGTATCCGGCGCGGCCTTCGTGGAATGCGTGCGCGATATCGAGCGGCGTCCCCGGCTGGTCCTCCTCGCTTCGTGCGAAGGCGCCGGCGCGATGGACGACGAGGAACACGAAGGTGCCCTAGCCGCCGTCGGTCCCAGTCTTGCCGCGGCCGGTATCCCCGCGGTGGTCGCCATGCAGGGAACGATCAGCATGGCGTCGTCCGACCGCTTCATGCCACGCCTTCTCGCGGAGCTCTCGCGATCGGGCCGTGTCGACCGGGCGATGTCGGTGGGCCGGGCTTCGATCCGCGAAGAGGACGATTGGTGGATGCCCGTCCTGTTCATGCGCCTGAAAAGCGGCCGTCTCTGGCAGGGCATGCGTGGCGACGCGGAAGACCTGGACGTCGTGGAAGCGGTGGCCGCCGACATGGAGATCGGGCAGTGCGTTCCGGTCCTCGGCCCGGGACTGATCGAGCCGTTATTCGGCTCGTCGCGCGATATCGCACAACGCTGGGCCGAGCGCTACGCATTCCCTCTCGCACCCGGCGATCGCGACGACCTGGCCCAGGTGGCCCAATACCTCACTTACCGGCAGAGCAGGAACATGGCGCTGGGCGAGCTGCGCAAGGAGCTCGTCGCGCGCATCCGCGAAACCTACGCGGACGACCTGCGCCGGATCGAAGCCGCGACCGGCGAGAAACTGCTCGGCGCACCGGTGCTCCCGGGTCTCCTCGACAGCCTGGTACGCCACGTGGGAAAGGTCGAGCGCGACCGCAATCCAAGGGATCCGCACCGGCTCCTTGCCGCGATG
Proteins encoded in this window:
- a CDS encoding CHAT domain-containing protein, with protein sequence MSVREIEIRIERADDALWRLDMRLTDPDNDLENVLVDRADISIDVDALARETDRDAYGKRLSAMLFGVSDADPVGVAFRDARRATGGDEALRVRLSIAADASPLHGLRWETLRDPGDGSRLLVQDNFWFSRFLAVHDVRYRPATRHRGFDALVVVANPTDIESKWRLPAIPRDDVVARARAAVASAARDSMVDMRCHVLEGQASLTNLRDALTWLDIDILYLVCHGAFAQGSPRLLLEGSDGTGQSVSGAAFVECVRDIERRPRLVLLASCEGAGAMDDEEHEGALAAVGPSLAAAGIPAVVAMQGTISMASSDRFMPRLLAELSRSGRVDRAMSVGRASIREEDDWWMPVLFMRLKSGRLWQGMRGDAEDLDVVEAVAADMEIGQCVPVLGPGLIEPLFGSSRDIAQRWAERYAFPLAPGDRDDLAQVAQYLTYRQSRNMALGELRKELVARIRETYADDLRRIEAATGEKLLGAPVLPGLLDSLVRHVGKVERDRNPRDPHRLLAAMPFPVFINANRDNLLCDALEEAGKKPHVAMCTWVKERTRDNKETLRYVKFGEPLPPDFEPSEQTPLIFHVFGNLADQNSIVLTEDDYFDFLIAVTATRAVSGLRVPSVVTNALSGSGLMLLGFQPDDWGLRVLLRGVLIRSGAPASQGSVRVAVQMAFDEGVSLNPERAAQYVAKYFDANFDTRVFWGSASDFVDRLADVWARRSTAAVA